In Mercenaria mercenaria strain notata chromosome 13, MADL_Memer_1, whole genome shotgun sequence, the DNA window AAGTACCTTGATAACCTATGGTCGAACATttgtagtgtttgttttatagctTTTTGGTAACATATCAAGGATTTTTGATGGACAAAAATAGATAAACACTCGAGTTCTCATTTACCTTAGAGCAATACTTCTGCATgtggtcttttattgcagttAGACAAGAAGTCAAGAGAACAGGAATATTTTTGTAATGCATAAGGTTGACGGAATTAGCAAGAATCGAGCTTTATATAAGGTTTTGAGTagtttaactcttatcatgctggacacaattgattctgcttttgcgaccagtgaaaATCATGATCAAGATCTGCGTtcttcgccattcagtcagtatcgttttggtaagcagcccttttaacagttaatggtactgtccaaattgaaagatggacaagttcattatagaaatttagcagggtaaaggttaagatccAATAAAAGTAGGCTTCAATTTATTGTACATGGTCTTTAACAATATAATTTTCATCTCGTGGCGATAACTGATAAGTTTatgtgtttcaatttattttgtaatgtatgtGTGTAGTATATGCgtcatataatgataatattatttgcTTTTAATAAGTTTcccccctcatcgatgtgggttcgagcctcacccggggcgttgaatttatgtgaggaagccatctggctgccttaaggaaggtcggtggttctacccaggtgcccactcgtgatgagataagctggaaagtcgccatatgacctataattgtcataaaataaatatcagacGTCCTTAGagatttgataaaatttgtaatttaatttattacattccaaatgtaattgtaatttaattaattccATTGAAAATCCATGTAATGGTAATGGTAATGTTATTAGATGTTTatcaaatgtaattgtaatttgatTAATTACATTTCAATGTAACTGACCCATGCCTGTAGTCAACcatttaagctcacctgagcaccaaGTGTTCGGGACGCTCACcgtgcgtccgtcgtccgtacgtCCACAACTTTCTTCAAACAATATCTCCTCTGAAATCATTTGTGGAAATTGTCGAAACTTGGCCTGGAAGTTCCTTGGGTGTTCCTCTTTAAAATctgttccgcttggttgcacataggagcTGCtatatcttaaaatagaaagatcttcaaacgacatctcctccctAACCGcttgtctgattttgaaataatttcacacaaatggtccttttgcaaccctctactaagtttgttcaaattattccaattcgtcTGAAAACAAGGccaccagggggcgtggtcatttttccctatatgtatatagtggaaattaaaaaaacatcTTGTATTTAACAGCTGACCCGATTTAAGAATAAATTCACGcaaatggtcattgtgtgactgtttaccaaaatttttcaaattattccgattcgtcaaaaaaaaagcATAGCCgtcagagggtgtggtcacttttccctatatgtacataGTGGTCAAAATGAGTACAATTAATGCAGGTGGTATATTATATCGCAATGTGACCTTCCACACTGGAAGacaaaattatgataataatatgtGTACGTCACATAAGTAAGAATGATAtttgtcttaattaattttagctgcaaattaaaagtgaaattatttatgataaattttcttCAGCTGTTTGAGTGAAACCTCGTTTTACGTGTTGATAAACACCGTTAATTTTCTCAACAATAAGAGCCATACGCCTGATCGTATGACAAAAGAAAACGCCTACAACTGAAATCTtcacagttgaaaaaaaaataaataacatttaaattcttttttctcTCCACAGGCTCCTATTATCATAACGCGCTAATTTTTTCAGTATAGtgaagatgttttatttatggAAATATTTAAGATTACATATGCATAAGGAAAATATAATTGCACTAGAAATTGGACGCTTTAATGCCAAACCACACGTAAGGTTAAGGATACATTTGAAGTAAACACTatatttttgttgctgttgtcATTGTTGTTTACTTTAATTACATACATCGCAATTACAAAGGGGTTTTACAAATGTCTTAATCAATGTTATACATATAAGATAAAACGTATATTGTTTATTGGGACGTTGGACCAGAAATTAAATATCTACGTGCATTAACTAAATaataaaacttatactgtttgcGTGTAACATAACAATGACAATTATGTAAAATGAGGTTCGATTTATTagatagaatatttaaaaaaggtaaaatgatTATTGAAATGATGCAATGTAAAATCACCTGGACAGAAAACGTCTTTATAATTTCAACATCGCTTCCTGTAAgcacatatttgaaataaatacctATTGCAATAACATATTGATTTTGCACCAAAGAGAATGTCTGCATACTAGCATTAACTTATTCTCCGCAAGTGTCCGACAAATTTTAACAGCATTAACTTGTTCTCCGCAGTGTCCGACAATTTTTAACAGCattaacttgttctccgcaagtgtcCGACAAATTTTACCAGAATTACCTTGTTTTCCGCAAATGTCAAACAAATAATACCAGAATTAACTTATTCACCGCAAGAGTGCGACGACAAATTTTAGCagcatcaatttttttttttcgcattctCCGCAAGTGTCCGATACATTTTACCAGCATTACCTTGGTCTCCGCAAGTGTCTGACAAATTTACCAGCattaacttgttctccgcaagtgtcTGACAAATTATACCAGCattaacttgttctccgcaagtgtcTGACAAATTTTACCAGCAATTACTAGTTCTCCGCAAGTGTCTGACAAATTTTACCAGCAATTACTAGTTCTCCGCAAGTGTCTGACAAATCGCTCAAGCACTGACTTGTTCTACGCGATTGTACCAGTGTGGATCAGATGTGGAGATAAAATGGTTTCTTCCCTCTGGCGTTGGGTTTTACTTACGACATATGGACACTATTGTACCTTGACGTTGCAGTTTTTACGACTAGCCAACTGTCAAGGAGAGCCCACTTATACTTTTCAAAGTTATTTGACGACCCTCTTCCTGCCTGTAGTTTTATTAATCAAAACTTTCAATTGTAAAAACGTACATAATAAAATTCtaggtaaaaaaaagaaaatcctgTTTTCATATCCGCTTCACTCGGTATAAAAGCAGCTTCGCAACATGCAGCCTTCTAAACACATTACTTGAAACAAAGGTACttcttttatattcaattttcaatattCTTACACTTCTGCTTAATGAAGCTTTTATGTTTCTGCGTATGACTTTTGGAGTTTCCATTTTCCCGATTTTATAGAATGCGTACATTTTCtactttttgtataaaatatcttTGTGTTTTTTTATGCTAGAAATTCCAATAACAAAGATGATTGTACTAAATCAGAAGCTGTTAGTTATCGTGCTGGCGATTCTTGGGACTTTATGTGCTGCACAGAAGAAGACCAAATGCCAAGTTGTCAAAGCTCTTCGGGATCAGGGTGTGCCTGATAGTGAGCTCAAGGACTGTAAGTAGTTATTTAGTTATTTCTGTTCATGATAGCAAGTGAAATTGGCGTAAATGCGTcattttattcattcattttgtgtGTCTCCTGAAGAAAGTGCGGGATTCGATATGTAGCGTCACATCGTGTTACacatttttctatgtacaaatgTGTAGAACTCCTGAATGAATTCATATAGCTAGCAACGTCATACACAATAGTGCTTGGAGGTAGCAGGTTCAGGTTCGAAGCCCTGAAGCCCTACGTTAATTAATGCACTTCTGCGtgacgtttgataaaccggaagtaatggagTAATGTCATTTATTCGGGAAAAGCCTGGGCTCGGTATACGGAAATAAAAATCTTGTATTTTGcttatttcttaaaatttaatcaataaaatatataatatctaaaaaaaacacGCAAGcatacggacctatacattttatttcatcatttaatagACCATATATTTAGtaatgactgtgagaagtttcgtTAAAACCTATaatgtagaaaattttctattcgcgaaaatgttatcacaATTGTGATTTCCCTATAGACTCTAATTATGAAAGGTTACGTGAGGTCCAAACTTTTCAAACATGTCTAGCAAAAATCAaacacatgaccctatctttttatctGCCGAGTTTTCTAAGTAGAAGTTTTGGAAAATCAATTTCagtaaaattctacattgtagaaaaaattgatACTAACGTGCAGAATTTACTAAACCACAGATATGTTTCCGACGAAAATATCTAAGCAATAACAATTTGTCTAAAAATAACAGTTTGCCAGTCTGTTACATCGAGATGATATTACGATTTCAGTGTGCAATACTTAATAATCACTAGCAGCATATTGGCATTTCACACTCCAGTGTGGCATGCCTCTAAGactgatttttgaaaatattgttgttgtttttttttttaacagggtTATGTTTAGTGGACAAGGAAAGTTCATACAAGTATAATGCGGAGCATACCAATTATAAAGATGGTTCTGTAGATTCTATAGATTACGGAATCTTTCAACTGAATGACAAGTACTGGTGCAGCGATTCTGGCGGATATTCAGGGAAAATATGTTGGAGGCTCAATACCTACGGTTGCGATGACAAGTGCAAGAGTAAGAATAAAATGTCTAGAATAAACTAGAGAATAGCATCATGGGTCTTATGGGTCGTGTTTATATCTTTTACAAATAGCTATGTGATAATGTGATAATATTAGTTATGtgataatataaataacattagAGAATAGTGTCACAGGTCATGTCTatatgtagagacttaccctaagccctctttataCAAGGAAAACAGTGAATACCGTCTGTCAATCATAATTCTGTCCATGTTATgtcaatgcaatggaaaagtaagcttTCTTTGTTACCTGCTATACAGGATAATACTCTCACGCATCTGACAGTCCTGacattgttttctttcatttttttttttcatatttttagataattttgcCATACGCATATTTATGGGTAGCAGATATTGTTCTCTTTACAGCAATGGCTTTCTCAACATATTTACCTGtgggttttaactttttttcaatcgtctgtttgttgacaaatttcaccgcaaaaaatgtcacactttccccagggcattcaatgatttgatctttacatgctTTTCTTTTCAACCAGCTGACCGTTGcagtaattatgcatgattttttcaTACCTAGAGGTAAAAATGCATAAGTTACTATATACAaagtcacctaagcctacaataaagttttagccgAGTTGTCTCTagtttttttccaaacattttacCCGGGATTTTTTTCAGCTCACATAACtccttttcagaaaatgatattttgaatattattttccaaaatgtgtactttgatgcagttagctacacatatacCTATAATAGATAATGCCTACTTgaagtttatatttttagttcCAATGCCTAATGTATGTTATACAAATACTTTTGTGATAATATAAATTACGTAGAGAACAGTAGTTACCAATTTGCGATTAATATATGTCTTAGATGTGCCTTCTGGCCATAACGGCCGCGTGACAGCTAGTACAATAATGTGAAACTGGGTGTGCCACCGTGGCCAAAACGCACGCCCGAGTGGTTTGTTGATCTTTTCATCATATACATTGCTATAAGACGTTGACATCAGAACACACTGACGTTCCATCAAAATCTGGAAGTATGCAAATAACATATTATTGGCACATGAGGCAATTTAGCAAGTTAAATTGTAATTgtgtaattttaaatgtattttttactttttgaagtATGATATATTATAATACTTGGTCTATGAAttgcttttaaagaaatatgatagACTGTCACCACCACAAGACAACATGCGCGTAGTGGAAGTAACATGGAGGAATATTCAGCAGTATTTACCTGAAAGAGATACTACATTCATGCtgcatgtaaaacagaaaacGTGTTAATTTTGTTAATGTACAGCTACTGTAGATTCGAAATTAGATCATAATGTAATTGCAGATTGAGTATTCAACAGACGATCAAAGCGTTTGCTAAAACACTTAAAACACTATTGTAAAAACATCCAGCCtgacttttgatatattttgctatatttttctgttacaattTCTATTTGTTGCGGGTCTACTTTGCGATGGatggctctctggctgtgtttgggatgATCTGTTCTTCAAGCATGTTTGTATGTTTTCTAtaccttaaatatatattttatattacagcTTTTAAAGACTCTGACATCTCCAACGATGCATATTGTGCTGTGAGGGTAAAAAAATGCAAAGGGTTTGAAGAATGGTGTGTATATTCCTAATCATTTATACAGTCATTTTAGATATATAGAggtttaatcatatttcattattttcctaCACAAAATATTTATGTAAGATGCAATAACAAAATAAAGCATACAATACAACAGCATGTATCTAcattagttttatataaaaaaacaaaaagggttgggccacaacTAAAATGAGAAATTCAAGTGACAAgaaatatatcacaaaataaaaatattgacaaaccAGACTctatacaatatgtaaaaatacaaacGAGTAAATTGTTCATTTATACGACAATTAAGGTAGTGGCTGATTACTGTCGATAATAATATGACTATTCAAAACGACCAGGCCAGTGCCAACGTTGAAAATCTAGGTACAATTAAAAATTCTGTGGATGGTATATGCAGTGTGTACCAGTTTCTACTTTGCTTTCATTTTATTCTTTCAGGGTTGGATGGAGAAATAAATGCAAGGGCAAAGACCTATCGAGCTACGACTTCAGTGAGTGTAAAAAAGTGTGAAGTTTCTGCATTGacttttgtaaaatatcaaataaacgaATAAGAAATGTTTTGACTttactaaataaaacattttgttaatcaaacattttgttaCCTAATAATTCCCATACCAATTATCGGAGAACGTTAATGAATTTACCATTTCAGATTTAACACTTCGCAAAAATATCTTATCGATGAGAACCCCTTGGCGATAATCAACGTTATCCGAGTTTGATGTAAAGGGTCGATAAACTGCA includes these proteins:
- the LOC123529873 gene encoding lysozyme-like, yielding MIVLNQKLLVIVLAILGTLCAAQKKTKCQVVKALRDQGVPDSELKDWLCLVDKESSYKYNAEHTNYKDGSVDSIDYGIFQLNDKYWCSDSGGYSGKICWRLNTYGCDDKCKTFKDSDISNDAYCAVRVKKCKGFEEWVGWRNKCKGKDLSSYDFSECKKV